From Halomarina ordinaria:
GCGACCCCCGAAACGGTTGCGACTCGACGGCTCGGCGTGTCGTGCGAACACGGGACGGACCCTCGGGACGGGCCATGAATATCTATATAGACGCTCGAATGGAGGGCTATTTCATACTAATGTATGCTGAAACATAATGGTTACTCGGCGTTTGTGAGGGCTAATAACATGCACCTTGTCACAGATTGTACCGGGTCGTGAGCGTCCGAGCGGCCCACCCACACTGTGTGACATGGTTGCATTTCTCACAACCTATCAACATTAGAGAATGTTTTTTATACCTCGGGGACGTTCTACTGAGTACGGCCGGGAGACGATGCGGTTGCACCGCCCCCGGCACGGAGTTCACCGCATGTCACGACACCCTATCCGCTCCGACCTGCTGTACGGTTCCCGAACGCCGACCGACGCCAGGTCGGTCCTCACGATGTTCGCCATGCTGGCGCTCGTCCCGCTCGCGCTCTGGGCGGCCGAGAACCTCGCCCTCGCGGCGGCGGCGCTCGCCGCCGTCCTCGCCCTCCGGCTCCTCGTCGGACGGGTCGCCCGTCGTCGGCGCGGCGAGGAGACGACGCTCCGCGTCCCCGGCGTCGACGCGCAGTTCCAGGTGCGCGTCCAGGGCCGTCCGAACCGCTGACGCGCTCGACGTACTACCACACGGGGTCGTGACGCCGTCTCTTTCGAACGTCGTTCTCACGTCGACGAGACGACTCACCCGCGAGTGCGAACGTTTACGCGCGACGGACGGAACGGGCCGGTATGGCAGACGAGATTTCGCTCGACGGGCGGACGCTCGCCGGGGTCGCCAACGACGCCACGGGTGAGGTGGGCCGCGACACCACCTTCGAGTTCGAACAGGTGGACGACCGGATACACGCGCGCTACGCCGGCGGGTCGGTCGTGACGGGCCACCTGGTCGGCACGTTCGACGGACGACGGTGGGACGTCCGCTACGCACAGTTGCACGAGGACGGCGAGACGGCGACCGGACACTCCGTGGGGGTCGTCTCCGTCCTCGACGACGGCCGCGTCCGCGTCGAGGACGAGTGGGAGTGGGAGTCGAAGCCCGGCACGGGAGCGTCCGTCCTCGAAGAGGTCGACTAGCCCCGGGCGGAATCCACGGAGCCGTGCCGTATATGAGCCCCCCACGAGTGAGTCGGAGACGGAGCAAATGGCTGGACCGAACTGTGGTTCTATGGGGGGAGTAGCCGTCGTGCTGACGCCGCTGCAGGCGGAGTTCAACGGCTCGAACGACTCGGGCGAGGGGAACGTCAGTCTCACGCCCGACCGGGTCGGCCCCGTCGGGGAGACGCTCCGCGACGTCGGCGTCCCGTACGCGGAGGTGTTCGGGGGGCTCATCACGCTCGTCGGGGTGTTCCTCGCCCTCTACCTGCTGGGCCGGACGGTCGGCCTCCCGCTCGTCCGCCGCGCGCTCGCCGCGCGGGACGTCGAGGGCGACGCCCAGCGACCGCTCGTGCGCATCGCACGCATCGTCCTCGCGTTCGCGGCGCTCGCGGTGGGGTTCGCCGTCGGTGGCTACGGGAACCTCCTCTCGTCGTTCACGACCATCGGCGCCGCCGCGACGCTCGCCATCGGGTTCGCGCTGCGCGACCTCATCGCCAACTTCGTCGCGGGGGTGTTCATCTACGTCGACCGGCCGTTCCGCATCGGCCACTGGATAGAGTGGCCCTCGAGCGGCGACCTCCCCTCCCAGGGAATCGTCACCGACATCTCGCTCCGCGTCACGCGCATCCAGACGTTCGACAACGAGATCATCACCGTCCCGAACGCGAAACTCACGGAGAACGAGATTCTGAACCCGACGGCGCGGGACAGACTCCGTATCAGTTTCACCTTCGGCATCGGCTACGAGGACGACATCCAGCGGGCGACCGACATCATCGTCGAGGAGGCGACCGCCCACCCGAAGGTGCTCGAACACCCGACCCCGACGGTGCAGTTGAGCGAGGACCCGCTGGCCGACTCCTACGTCGGCCTCGACTCGTGGTTCTGGATAGACACGCCGAACCGGCGGAAGTACCTCACCGTCCGGAGCGAGGTGGTCCGCGCCGTCAAGGAGCGCTTCGAGGAGGCCGGTATCGACATCCCCTACCCGCAGATAGACCTCTCGGGGCGCGTCGAGACCGGTCCGCCCCGTCGCCCCCTCGAACGGTCTCCCGACGGCGACTGAGTCAGACCAGTTCCGTGAGCGCCGCCAGCGTCTCGAACTCGTAGGTCGGGTCGGTCGAGAGGACCGCGTCGGCGCGGTGCGGACGCCGGAGGAACGCCGAGTCGATGCCGGCGTTGTGCGCCGCCTCGACGTCGCTCTCGCTGTCGCCGACGTAGAGGGCGTTCCGCGTCCCGAGGTCCACGAGCGCCCGGTCGATGAAGTGCGCGTCGGGTTTCTTCCGGCGGACGTCCTCGACGGTCGGCTGGCGACCGTAGTAGGTCTCGAAGTGGTCGTGGAGGCCGTAGTGCGAGAGGATGTATTCGACAGTGGCGTGCTGGTTCGAACTGACGATTCCCTTCGGGAGGTCGAGCGCGCGGACGGCGTCGACGTCGTCGTACAGCGGTTTCCGGCCGTCGCGTATCTCGCGGCGCTGGACGTCGGCGTAGTTCGTGTCGCGTCGGTACCAGAACGCCTCGGGGTCGATGCCGTGGCGCGCACACACCGCCTCCAGTCCGTCGACGGTCACGTGCGAGAGGACCGTGCGCAGGTCGTCGTCGCTCGGGTCCACGTCGAAACTGGCGAACGCGTCTGCGGCCGCCCCCCGGAGGACGGCCCAGTCGGTTATCTCCGTGAGGACGCCGTCGTTGTCGAACACTACTGCGTCGTACGACACGGTCGCCCCTCTCCGCGAGGCCGAATGAGTCTATCGGACGACGTTCTCCCCGAGCGACCGGGGGAAGTAGGTGAGTCGCTCGACGCCGTCCTCGGTGACGGCGACGGTGTCCGAGTGGCGGTAGCCGGCACGCTCGGTGTAGAGGCCGGGTTCGACCGCGTAGACGTGGCCCGGTTCGACGACGTGGTTGCCGGGGTCCTCGTCGGCGTCGCCCCACCCCCGGTCGAGGTAGGGGGGTTCGTGTGGCGCGAGGCCGAGGCCGTGGCCCGTGTGGTGGCGCGCGAGGTCGGTCACGCCCTGTTCGAGGAAGTAGTCCCAGACGGCCTGGTCCACGTCGGCGACGGGGACGCCCGGCGCGAGCGCGTCGACGGCGACACGCCCCGCCTCGCACATCACCTCGAAGTAGTGGACGTCCTCGTCGGTCGGGTCACCGACGAACATCGTCCGCTCCAGTTCCGCGCCGTAGCCGTCGACGTTCGCCGTCGCGCCCGTGACGACGACGCTCCCCTCGCGGAGCCGCCGGTTCGGCGTGTGGCCGTGCGGGAGCGCCGTCTCCCCGTCGCTCACGAGGCCGACGCTCACGGGGCCGTCGCCGCGAACGCGAGGGACGTAGCGCTCCCCGAGGGTGTCGAGCATGGCCCGCGAGGCGGCCGTCGAGGCGCGCTGGCCGACCGTCGCCGGGTGCGCGCCGGGCACGAGGGCGTCCGCGAGGCGTCGATGGCCGAGGTTGGCCCACCGCGCCGACTCGCGCAGCAGCGCCACCTCGGCGTCCGATTTCGACCACCGCATCCGCGACACCCAGTCCTGGACCGTCACCTCGACGTACGAGGAGAGCGGCGGCCCCGAGTAGCCCATTACGCCCGGAGCGCCGTCGGCGTCGGCGTACACCCGGTCGACGTCGAGGTGGCGGAGCATGGAGGCGACCGTCGCCATCGGCATCCCGCCGGGGTAGTCGAAGTAGTCGTGGACGGTGTCGATACGGGGGTTGTCCGTGACGCGCTCGACTTCGAGGCGCGGGACCGTCACCGCGACGCGGTCGGCGGTCACGGCGAGGGCGACGGGCCGTTCGGTCGCGACGTGGTGGAACCCGGTGAGGTAGGCGACGTTCGTCGCGTCGAACACGACGGCCGCGCCGCAGGCGGTGCGCGCGAGCCGGTCGCGGACCCGCTCCAGCCGGGCGTCGTACTCGCCGTCGGGGAGACGGGTCGTCATTGCTCTCGGGTCACGAGGCCAGCGCAAAAGGGTTGCGGGGCTCAGACGACGGTGTTACGCAGCGTGCCGACGCCCTCGTACGTTATCTCGACCTCGTCGCCCGGTTCGAGGAGGCCGGGGTTGGCGGGACTGCCGAAGGCGACCACGTCGCCCGGCTTGAAGGTGAACCGCTCGGAGAGGTAGGAGACGACCTCGCGCGGCGTGAAGAGCATCTGTGCCGTCGTCGCCGACTGGCGCTCCTCGCCCGCGACGAGCGTCCGCATCTCGATGTCCGCGGGGTCGAGGTCCGTCTCGATGTAGGGACCGAGGGGGCCGGAGCCGTCGAACGCCTTCCGGGCGGTGCGTCCCTGCTGGTCGAGCGCGTCGAGGTCGTTCATGATGGTGTACCCCCGGAGCGCGTCGTCGACCTCCTCGGGCGCGAGGTCGTGACACTCCCGGTCGACGACGGCGGCGAGTTCGCCGGCGTAGGTGAACTCCTCGGTGAAGGAGGGGTACTCGATGGGCGCGCCCGGTGCGAGGACGGAGACGGGCGGCTTGATGAAGAAGTCGGGTTCCTCGGGGCGGTCGTAGTCCATCTGGTCGAGCGTGGCGGCGTAGTTGCGCCCGACGCAGTAGAGCGCCGTCGGTTCGCAGGGCGCGAGCAGGTCGTACGCCTCCGGTTCGTAGCTGGCGTCGGCGGTGACGACGCCCGTCTCGGGGTCGACCTCGCCGGTGACGGTGCCGTCGTCGGTCGCGATGCGTGCGAGTTTCACGCGCGAGGGGTCGGCGGCCGAGACGTATGAGTGAACCGAACTGTCGGGATACGCATTTGACACGACGCGGCGTGTGAGGGGGTATGGACAGCCGCCACTACCACTTCGAGGGGGACGGACCGCGGATTCACGGCAACGCCTACGTGAGCCGCGAGGCGACGCTCGTCGGCGACGTCACCGTGGAGTCGAACGCGAACGTCTGGCCGGGGGCGGTCCTCCGCGGGGACGTCGGTCCCGTCCGCGTCGGCCGGGAGTCCCACGTCGGGGAGAACACCGCCATCCACGTCTCGACGGTCGGCGAGCGGTCGATGGTCGCCTCCGGTGCCGTCCTGAACGACGCCGACGTCGGCGACGGCGTCCTCGTCGGGTTCAACGCGACGGTCAACGACTGCGAGGTGGGCGAGGGGAGCATCGTCGCCGCGGGCGCGGTGGTCCTCGGGAGCACCGCCGTCCCGCCCGAGAGCTTCGTCTCCGGCGTCCCGGCGTCGACCCGGCCGCTCTCGGAGACGAACCTCGACGCGGCGGGCCTGTTCGAGGCGTACTCGACGGGCAAGTACGCGAACCTCGCCGCCCGCCACGAGGAACTGTTCGAGTAGTCAGGCCTCCCGCACGACGGCGGGCGAGTCGTTCGAGGGGTCGTTGACGAGCGTCGAGACGGGGTACGCGCGGAGGGCGTCGTCGTCGGGCGGTTCGACCGCCTCGACGCGCTCGCCGTCGAGCCACGCCGACTCGTCGGCCGGACGCAACAGCAGCGCCATCCGGTGGTGGTAGTCGGCGAGGAACGGCGTCGGCTCGCGGGTGACGATGGTGAACGTCTCGACGGGGTCGACCGACCGGTCCGGACCGCCCCCGCCGAACTCGTCGAGGCCCGTCTGTTTCTCCTCGGGGGTCCACGTCTCCCAGAGGCCGGCGAGGGCGAACGGTTCGTCGTCCCGGCGGGTGACGCGGTAGGGACGCTTTCCGTCCTCCGTCTCGACCCACTCGTAGAAGCCGTCGGCGAGGACGAGACACCGCCGGCGCTCGTAGGCCTCGCGGAACGCGGGCTTCTCCGACAGCGTCTCCGCGCGGGCATTGATGAGCCCCCCGGTGTCGTCGTCGGCCCACGCGGGAATCAGCCCCCAGCGCGACTCGCCGATGGTCCCCGGGGCGGCGTCCCGAATCACCGGGAGACGCTGGCCGGGCGCGGCGTTGTAGCGCGGGCGGTACTCGACGTCGAACGTCGCGTCGAAGCGCGATTCCAGGTCCTCGGGCGGGGTGAAGAGGCTGTATCGTCCGCACATAGTCGTAGCACGGTCCCCGCGGCTATGACCCTGCGGGTCGTCCCGACACAACACCTAACACACCCGTCTCCGAACGGGGGCCATGCTCTCCGGAACGACGGCGTTCGTCACGGGTGCCAGCCAGGGGCTAGGCCGAGAAATCGCACGCACGCTCGCCGACCACGGCGCGAACGTCGCGCTCGCCGCCCGCAACGAGGACGGCCTCGCGGAGACGGCGAGCGAGATTCCCGACGACCGGGTGCTCTCGGTTCCGACGGACGTCACCGTCGAGGAGTCCGTCGCCGCGGCCGTCGAGGTGACGGCGGAGGAGTTCGGCGGCCTCGACTGCCTCGTGAACAACGCGGGCGTCGCCGGGCCGACGACGCCCGTCGAGGAGGTGACCGCCGAGGAGTGGCTGCGCGTCCAGGACGTGAACGTCCTCGGGCCGTTCCTCTGTGCCAAACACGCCGCCTCGTACCTCCGCGAGAGCGACCGGGGGAGCCTCGTCACCATCTCCTCGATCGCCGGGAAGCGCCCCTACCCGCTCCGGACGCCCTACGCGGCGTCGAAGATGGCCGTCGTCGGTCTCACGCGGGCGCTCGCCTTCGAACTCGGCGACGACGACGTGACGGTCAACGCCGTCTGCCCCGGCGCCGTCGAGGGCGACCGCATCCGCCGGGTCTTCGAGGCCCGCACCGAGCGCGAGGGTATCTCCCCCGAGGAGGCCGCACAGCGCCAGATTCTGGACGACCTCCCCATCGAGGAACTCGTCCCGCCCGCCGAGGTGGCCGAACTCGTCGCCTACCTCGCCTCGCCGCACGCCCGCCACGTGACCGCACAGGACATCAACGTGGACGCCGGCGCGACCTGGTACTGACCGGCGACACCGACGTCGACGTCGAGGGCGACCGCGGGTCTTTCCGTCCACGCCTCGAACGGACGGTATGGAGGACACGCTCGCCCTCTCGCTCGGGGAGTGGGACCGCGTCGTGGACGCGCTCGACCGCTTCGCCCGGTCGGGGACGGTCACCGCGGGTGCGGACGCGGTCCGCGCCGACTTCGGGAGCGCGTCGCTCGAACTCGCCCGTGACGGGCGCGTCGACGCCGGGATGCCCCTCCACGAGTTCTCGACGACGGGGGAGGTGACGCTCCACTTCGACTTCGAGGCGGGCGAACTCACCGTGGCCGACGAGGGCCTCAGGTACACGTTCAGACGGCCGTAATCGCCCTCGATTTTAAACCGGACGACGGCCAAGGAGTGCCCGTGACCGACGCCGCCGAGGACCCGACCTTCGCCATCCCTGCCCGCCCGGAGCGCCGGTTCTCCTCGACGACCGTCGAGCACGACGGCGGGGTGGTGTTCGTCCTCGCACCCGCCGTCGAACGCGACGAGTCGTCCCTCGACGCGCTGCTCAGGGACGTCCTCGACGGGGGGCCCTACCGCTACGGCGACTGGTTCGACCTCCCCCTGCCGCTCTACCTCGTCCACGACGACGGGACCCGCGACACCTTCCGGGTCGTCGTCCGCGACGGGACCGTCGAACTGCACGTCCTCCCCGAGACGGGGTCGGCGGGACTGCGCGCGCTGTACGACCGCCTCGTGGCGGCGACGGCGTGCGAGTGGACCGTCGACTGTCGCGCCGACGCCTGACACCGCGAGTCACAACCGCTTTGGCCCGTCCCCGCTCAGCGGGAGGTATGACTGTCTCTCGCGTGGTCGAGCTGAAGGGGCACATCATCGACTCGGGGATGATGGGCGGGGCCTTCGGCATCGTCATGGACATGGACGGGTCGTTCGAGGTCGAGACGTTCGAGATCGGGCGCTCGAAGACCGAGGAGTCCTACGCCCGCCTCGTCGTCTCCGCCGACTCCGCCTCGGCGCTCCAGTCCATCGTCCACGAGCTCCATCAGATCGGCGCCAACCCCGCCGACCCGAAGGACGCCACCCTCTCGCCCGCCCCCGAGGACCAGGTCGTCCCCCAGGGGTTCTACTCGACGACCAACCACCCGACGGACGTGCGCTACGACGGGCGCTGGCTGCCCGTCGAGCGCGTCGAGATGGACTGCGCCGTCGTCGTCGAACCGGGCGCCGAGGGTGGCCCCCGGGCGTACACGAAGGTCCTCAACGCCGTCGAGGAGGGCGACCTCGTCGTGGCCGGCGAGGCCGGCGTCCGGGTGCGCCCGCCCGAACGCTCCCGCGGGTCGGAGGGACCGTTCGGGTTCATGCAGGGGGGCGTCTCCGCGGAGCGGCCCTCCGAGTCCACCATCGCCGCCATCGCCGAGTCCATCCGCGAGGTCAAGGAGGAGGGCGGGAAGATACTCGCCGTCTGCGGCCCGGCGCTCATCCACTCTGGCGCGCGCGAGGACCTCGCGCGCCTCGTGAGCGAGGGGTACATCGACATGCTCTCGGCGGGCAACGGCTTCGCCGTCCACGACCTCGAACACGACCTCTACGGCACCTCCCTCGGGATGGACACCGAGACGCTCGACCACCCGCGCAAGGGCCACAAACACCACATCTACACCATCAGCGAGGTAATCCGCGCGGGCTCCATCCGCGAGGCGGTCGAGTCGGAACTCGTCGAGTCCGGCGTGATGTACGAGTGCGTCACCAACGACGTCCCGTTCGTCCTCGCGGGGTCCATCCGCGACGACGGGCCGCTGCCCGACACCATCACCGACGCCATCGAGGCGCAGAACGCCATCCGCGAGCAGGCCCACGAGGCCGACATGGTCCTCCTGCTCTCGACGCTGTTGCACTCGGTCGCGGTCGGTAACTGCCTCCCCTCGACGACGCGGACCGTCTGCGTCGACATCAACCCCTCGACGGTCACGCAACTGCTCGACCGCGGGAGCGCCCAGGCCGTCGGGATGGTCACCGACATCGGGACGTTCGTCCCCATCCTCGCCGAGCACGTCATCTATGGCGGCGAGGAGTGAGGGACGTCGTGCCCCCCGGCGAGCAATCGTGCGCGGTGTGGTTCTTCTGTCTCGACCGTCGCGTTGCACCATCGCCGCGAAATTGTACGTAAAACGATAGTACCGCGGCCGTCGGCGTTGGGAAGGAACTATGGGTACTGTTCGCATGCCTAGCTCCGGGGGTGGCAGTATGACAGCACACAAACCAGTAGTGAGCGAAGAAGCGATAGCGACGCTCGAGGAGTACCTCCGCGGCGACGTCCTGCGGCCGGGCGACCCGGCGTACGACGAGGCGCGCGAGGTGTGGAACGCGATGATAGACCGGCGACCGGGGGCCATCGCCCACTGTGCGGGCCCCGCCGACGTCGTGTCGTCGGTGACCGTCGCGAGCGAGCACGACCTGCTCGTTTCCGTCTACGGCGGCGGGCACAACATCGCGGGCAACGCGGTCTGTGACGACGGCCTCGTCATCGACCTCTCACGGATGCGGTCGATACACGTCGACCCGGAGGCGAAGGTGGCGCACGTCGAACCCGGCGCGACGCTCGCGGAGTTCGACCACGAGGCCCAGGCGTTCGGCCTCGCCACGCCCGTCGGCTACAACTCGACGACGGGTATCGCCGGCCTCACGCTCGGCGGCGGGTTCGGGTGGCTCAGCAGGACGTACGGCCTCACCGCGGACAACCTCCGGTCGGCGGAGGTCGTCACCGCGGACGGGCAGTTCCGTCGCGCCAGCGAGTCGGAGCACGCGGACCTCTTCTGGGGGCTCCGCGGCGGCGGCGGTAACTTCGGCGTCGTGACCTCCTTCGAGTTCGACCTCCACGAGGTCGGCCCGGAGGTGCTCTGTGGCCCGGTCGTCCACGCACTCGACGACGCCGAGGACGTCCTGACGGAGTACCGTGAGGTCGTGGCGGACGTGCCGAACGAGGTGTCGGCGTGGTTCGTCTTCCGACACGCGCCGCCGCTGCCGTTCCTGCCCGAGGAGTGGCACGGCGAGAAGGTGCTCATCCTCGCGCTGTTCTACGCCGGCGACGCCGCCGACGGCGAGGCGGCGCTCCGGCCGGTCAGGGACATCGGCGACCCCGTCGCGGACGCGGTCGGTCCGATGCGCTACGCCGAGTGGCAGGGGATGTTCGACCCGCTGCTCACGCCCGGCGCGCGCAACTACTGGAAGTCCCACAACTTCGAGGAGATGACCGACGGGATGATAACGACGTTCGTCGAGTACGCGGAGACCATCCCGACGCCGCTGTCGGAGATCGCCGTCGCCCAGCTCGGTGGCGCCATCAACGAGGTCCCGACGGGGGCGACGGCGTACCCCCACCGGGACGCGGCGTTCCTGATGAACCTCCACACCCGGTGGGAGGACCCGGCGCTCGACGAGCAGTGCATCGAGTGGACACGCGAACTGTACCACGCGATGACGCCCCACGCGACCGGCGGGGTGTACGTCAACTTCGTCCCGGAGGACGTCGGGGAGGAGCGCGCCGCCTACCGCGAGAACTACGACCGACTGGCCGAACTGAAGGCGACGTACGACCCCGAGAACCTGTTCCGGATGAACCAGAACGTCGCACCGGCTCCCTGAGCGGGGGTCGCCCGCGACCGCCTCTGTTCGACCCGTTCAGCGCCCGTCGGTCAGTGGCACCGCGACGACCGGCCGTTCCGTGCTGAGCAGGAGGTCCTGGGCCGTGCTGCCGAAGATTATTTTGCCCGTGGGGTTGCGCTTGCGGATGCCGATGACGAGTTCGTCCGCCTCGTACTCGTGGGCGGCCGAGAGCAGGTCCTCGGCGGGGCTGTTACCGCGGACGAACTGGTGGGTGGCGACGCTGCACTCGAGGCCCGTCTCGAAGCGTTCGAGCGCCTCGGTCCCGCCGCGCACGTCGTCCCCCCGGGTCGCGTCGCCGCCCTTCTGGGAGTTGACGACGTACACCTCGTCGTCGGGGGTCACGCGCCCCGAGAGGTACTCCACCAGTCGGTCGCTCGTCTCGACACCGTTCGTTCCGACGACGAACCGTACCATACCGTAGAGGGACACGCCCGACCGTGATAAACGTCCCCGCCGACCGGGGGTCGTTCGCCCACCCACGGCCGTCCTGTCACTGGCTCAGTGAAATCGAGGGACGGAGCCGATTCGTGCTGCCGACGCACAAAGGCATAAGCCGCCGCCGCCCTAATATAAAGGCGGTCCACATTCATGGTAGACAACTCGCAGCTCGCCCGGAGCAAGTCGATCCACCGACAGACCGGGCCGACGTTCTACTTCGCGACGCGCGTGCTGCCCGAGCGCGTCCGACGGCCCACGTACGTGCTCTACGCGTTCTTCCGCATCGCGGACGAGGTGGTCGACAACGAGGACTCCGACCTCACGCCCGGCGAGCAGCGAGCGCGGCTGGCCGACATCCGCGACCAGGCGCTCGGGCGGCAGCCCCCCGAGGACCCCGTACTGGCCGCGTTCAGCGAGCTCCGCGAGGAGGTGGGTATCGAGGACGAGGAGGTGGAGGTGTTCGTCGACGCGATGCTCACCGACATCGAGAAGACCCGCTACGAGACCTACGAGGAACTGGAGGCGTACATGCGGGGGTCGGCGTCCGCCGTCGGGGAGATGATGACGACGGTGATGAACCCCGACCAGCACGAGGAGGCCCGCCCCTACGCCCGGGCGCTCGGGGAGGCCTTCCAGCTCACCAACTTCCTGCGGGACGTCCGGGAGGACATCGTCGACCGGGGGCGTATCTACCTCCCACAGGAGACGCTCCGGAAGTACGACGTCACCGACGCGCAACTGGAGCGCTTCGAGGTCGACGAGGCGTTCCGCGAGGTGATGCGCGCCGAACTGCGCCGCGCCGAGGGACGCTACCGGGAGGGGGTCGCCGGCATCAAGTTCCTCCCGAGGGACTGCCAGTTCGCCGTCCTGCTCGCGGCGGTGCTGTACGCCGAACACCACCGCCTCATCCGGGGGCGGGACTACGACGTACTCTCGACGACGCCACAACTGAGCACCGCCCGCAAGACGTGGGTCGCGGCCAAGACCCGCGCCTACTGGGCGTTCTCGAAGGACCCCGAGACGGTGTTCGCGAAGGTGAGCGCCATCCCCATGACGGGCGACCGCCACGCCGAACCCGGCGCCGGCGAACCCCAGCCCGTCCGCTGATTCTCACTCCGCCGCCCGCTCGTCGCGCAGCGCCCGGATGACGTCCTCGCGCGTCACGATGCCGACCAGCCGTTCGTCCTCGTCGACCACCGGCAGGCGGTTGATGGTGCCGGAGAGCAGTTCGAGCACCCGGTCGAGGTCGTCGTCCGGTGCGACGGTGACGACGTCCGCCGTCATCACCTCGCTGACGGGGCGGTTCACGTTCCGCGCGAGGTCGATACCCAGGTCG
This genomic window contains:
- a CDS encoding phytoene/squalene synthase family protein encodes the protein MVDNSQLARSKSIHRQTGPTFYFATRVLPERVRRPTYVLYAFFRIADEVVDNEDSDLTPGEQRARLADIRDQALGRQPPEDPVLAAFSELREEVGIEDEEVEVFVDAMLTDIEKTRYETYEELEAYMRGSASAVGEMMTTVMNPDQHEEARPYARALGEAFQLTNFLRDVREDIVDRGRIYLPQETLRKYDVTDAQLERFEVDEAFREVMRAELRRAEGRYREGVAGIKFLPRDCQFAVLLAAVLYAEHHRLIRGRDYDVLSTTPQLSTARKTWVAAKTRAYWAFSKDPETVFAKVSAIPMTGDRHAEPGAGEPQPVR